One genomic region from Xylocopa sonorina isolate GNS202 chromosome 8, iyXylSono1_principal, whole genome shotgun sequence encodes:
- the LOC143426286 gene encoding uncharacterized protein LOC143426286 produces the protein MPFLKDIKDSYTKRQIESSKRNGLRHAIFSPKTRRIFKGHYIGVWKDDVKEGSGKEINRRFNSKLDRNGWMYDGNWLNGKKHGCGILSKISKEDHTIRRYYIGEWVAGKKQGFGHNWFEDGSYYEGDFCRNKRHGYGHMWHCSGDYYEGGWKDDFYHGMGLFIKDNGNRYEGQFIKGKKEGYGTYYHIVSGQEQRGLWNDDHFINGIMLDADFRQFAPRPTSYPIPQMKLVTYVESSQDACKIISDNNPVTEQVPLNRSCQKSPKHTVPNTCMPINMCPCLESVL, from the exons ACGTCAAATAGAAAGTTCGAAAAGAAATGGTTTACGACATGCCATTTTTAGTCCTAAAACTAGACGAATTTTTAAAGGCCATTATATAGGTGTATGGAAGGACGATGTAAAAGAGGGCAGCGGTAAAGAAATAAACAGG CGATTCAATTCGAAACTTGATAGAAATGGGTGGATGTATGATGGTAATTGGCTTAATGGTAAAAAACACGGTTGCGGTATTTTGAGCAAAATTTCCAAGGAAGATCATACTATTCGCCGATATTATATTGGGGAGTGGGTAGCTGGGAAGAAACAAGGATTCGGGCACAACTGGTTCGAAGATGGTAGTTATTACGAAGGTGACTTTTGCCGGAATAAACGACACGGCTATGGCCATATGTGGCATTGTAGCGGAGATTACTATGAAGGTGGTTGGAAGGATGATTTTTATCATGGCATGGGGCTGTTTATAAAAG ATAATGGTAACAGATACGAAGGTCAGTTTATCAAAGGCAAGAAAGAAGGCTACGGCACATATTACCACATAGTTAGCGGCCAAGAACAACGTGGTTTATGGAATGACGATCATTTCATAAACGGGATTATGTTGGATGCAGACTTTCGACAATTTGCACCTCGTCCAACGTCATATCCTATTCCACAA ATGAAACTAGTGACGTATGTCGAAAGCTCTCAGGATGCTTGCAAAATCATTAGCGATAATAATCCCGTTACAGAACAAGTTCCCCTCAACCGTTCTTGCCAAAAGTCACCGAAGCATACAGTTCCCAACACGTGCATGCCTATAAACATGTGCCCTTGTTTAGAATCTGTTTTATAG